In the Drosophila takahashii strain IR98-3 E-12201 chromosome 3R, DtakHiC1v2, whole genome shotgun sequence genome, one interval contains:
- the LOC108064332 gene encoding organic cation transporter-like protein yields MDFDRVLEKCGNFGRFQFVLLILYGYTNILSSLHYFSQTLITFTPEHWCSHDDLMGLSAEELRSIYSNVSHTSCTLLSEVVNGTGVASEEESCQDWIFERENGYESLTTELKWVCDKSHQPAVGQSFFFLGSVVGTISFGFLSDHIGRLPAMLMASLSGATGDFITSFVHTLPWFAFSRFVSGLSTDTMYYLMYILVFEYLSPKRRTFGLNIILAVFYCFGLMTSPWIAMWIGNWRRYLWLASLPALGVLIYPLLICESAQWLLTKKKYDEAVQCLKKVAKFNGRQVEDSVFDEFVKHYREKMNEESKLNKQTDTFLGMFKSPRLRRFTTTLLVKSVIITLSYDVINRNMEGLGSSPFKLFSLTSSVYLPAGFTILLLQNKIGRKGMACGALLVGAIITAATGFLIAVLDPNENAILLALMVGLGRFGTTVSYDAEIQYAAEIIPTSVRGQAVSNIHVVGLASSSLAFYVIYLAQYYKPLPSIFISILMFLGALLCLTLPETLHKKLPETLADGERFAMNESCLYFPCLHKRRESLTKHEDLKSEP; encoded by the exons ATGGATTTCGATCGCGTGCTTGAGAAGTGCGGAAACTTTGGACGGTTTCAGTTTGTCCTACTAATTCTGTACGGCTACACCAATATACTCAGCTCTTTGCACTATTTCTCACAGACCCTCATTACTTTTACCCCAGAACATTG GTGCTCCCACGATGACTTGATGGGCTTGAGTGCCGAGGAGCTGAGATCCATTTACTCCAACGTATCGCACACCTCCTGCACTCTTCTTTCGGAGGTGGTTAATGGCACTGGCGTTGCCTCAGAGGAGGAGTCCTGTCAGGATTGGATCTTCGAGAGGGAGAACGGCTACGAAAGTCTCACCACCGAGCTAAAGTGGGTCTGCGACAAATCCCACCAGCCGGCTGTGGGTCAATCCTTCTTTTTCCTGGGCTCAGTGGTGGGAACAATATCTTTCGGATTTCTTTCGGATCATATTGGCCGACTGCCCGCCATGCTGATGGCCTCGTTGTCCGGTGCGACTGGTGACTTTATCACCTCCTTTGTCCACACGCTGCCCTGGTTCGCCTTCTCCAGATTTGTATCGGGATTGTCCACGGATACCATGTACTACCTCATGTACATCTTGG TCTTCGAGTACCTTAGTCCCAAGCGTCGCACCTTTGGTCTGAACATCATCCTGGCAGTTTTCTACTGCTTCGGCCTGATGACCTCGCCCTGGATCGCCATGTGGATTGGCAACTGGCGTCGCTACCTCTGGCTGGCTTCCTTGCCAGCTCTGGGTGTCCTCATATATCCACTCCTCATCTGCGAAAGTGCCCAGTGGCTGTTGACCAAGAAGAAGTACGATGAGGCGGTCCAGTGCCTGAAGAAGGTGGCCAAGTTCAATGGTCGCCAGGTGGAGGACTCCGTCTTCGACGAGTTTGTCAAGCACTATCGCGAGAAGATGAACGAGGAGAGCAAGCTGAACAAGCAGACGGACACTTTCCTGGGGATGTTTAAGTCTCCCCGGCTGCGTCGTTTCACCACCACTCTGCTGGTTAAATC GGTCATAATTACGCTCTCCTACGACGTGATCAACAGGAACATGGAGGGTCTGGGCTCCTCGCCCTTTAAGCTGTTCTCGCTGACCTCCAGTGTTTACCTGCCAGCGGGATTCACCATTTTGCTGCTACAGAACAAGATCGGTCGCAAGGGCATGGCTTGTGGAGCTCTACTGGTGGGTGCAATTATCACCGCCGCCACAGGATTCCTGATCGCGGTATTGGATCCCAATGAGAACGCCATCCTGCTGGCCTTGATGGTGGGTCTGGGCCGATTTGGCACCACCGTCTCCTACGATGCAGAGATCCAATATGCCGCCGAGATCATTCCGACCAGTGTGCGCGGCCAGGCGGTGTCCAACATCCATGTGGTGGGCCTGGCCTCCAGCTCACTGGCCTTCTATGTGATCTACCTGGCGCAGTACTACAAGCCACTGCCCTCGATCTTTATCAGCATTCTGATGTTCCTGGGCGCTCTGCTCTGCCTCACCCTTCCAGAAACTCTGCACAA GAAACTCCCCGAAACCCTGGCCGATGGCGAGCGGTTCGCGATGAACGAGAGCTGCCTGTACTTCCCATGCTTACACAAACGCCGCGAAAGTCTGACCAAGCATGAGGACCTCAAGTCTGAACCCTAA
- the LOC108064320 gene encoding organic cation transporter protein-like, translated as MDLQRVLEKCGNFGPYQILLLGLYGYTNIVSSLHYFSQTLISFTPSHSCSAPKENFQPNSTSLLACSVIQYDEDLSSFRDYKCNSWDFERESNYESVTTELGWVCDDAYKLAVGQSFFFIGSALGSIFFGYLADRIGRLPACVLSTLTGASGDFFTSFVGDLPWFSFTRFISGLSMDTQYVLMYILVFEYLSPQHRTFGLNIILGVFYSVGLMISPWMAIWLGSWRSYLWAASLPALGMLIFPVCLHESVEWLLTKGKFDKAVSNLKSVAKFNGRQVEDSVFDEFIKHYREKLNSSEKKSKDTFMGMLRTPRLRKFTLILLIKSVIITIAFDILSRNVEGVGISPFKLFSYSGFVVLPGGLTIILFQNKIGRKGMACASLFVGAIITAATGYLVGTLDPANYSVLLGFMVCLARFGAVVAYDAEAQYAAEIIPTSVRGRGVANIHVVGNAFGFFSSYIIYLGTFYKPLPSLLISFLLVIGGCFCLTLPETLHKQLPQTLEEGEVFAKGEKWYYFPCFSRKLTKEAESQLESAS; from the exons ATGGATCTCCAGCGTGTCCTGGAAAAGTGTGGAAACTTTGGTCCATACCAAATCCTGCTGTTGGGTCTCTATGGGTACACAAATATAGTATCCTCGCTGCACTACTTTTCACAGACACTTATTAGTTTTACGCCTTCGCACAG ttgctCTGCACCAAAAGAAAACTTCCAACCGAATTCGACTTCACTGTTGGCCTGCAGTGTCATTCAATACGATGAAGATCTGTCCTCTTTTCGGGACTACAAGTGCAACTCATGGGATTTCGAAAGGGAAAGCAACTACGAGAGCGTTACTACAGAG CTCGGTTGGGTCTGCGACGATGCCTACAAACTGGCGGTGGGTCAGTCCTTCTTCTTCATCGGCTCCGCCCTGGGCAGCATATTCTTCGGATATCTGGCCGATCGCATAGGACGTCTGCCTGCCTGCGTTCTGTCGACCTTGACTGGAGCCTCTGGTGATTTCTTCACCTCCTTCGTGGGAGATCTTCCCTGGTTCTCCTTCACCCGCTTTATTTCCGGTCTCTCTATGGACACTCAGTATGTCCTGATGTACATTTTGG TCTTCGAGTACTTGAGCCCACAGCACCGCACCTTCGGTCTGAATATCATTTTGGGCGTTTTCTACTCAGTGGGCCTGATGATCTCGCCCTGGATGGCCATTTGGTTAGGCAGCTGGAGGAGTTACCTATGGGCGGCCTCTCTTCCAGCCCTGGGAATGCTGATCTTCCCAGTTTGCCTCCATGAAAGCGTCGAGTGGCTGTTAACTAAGGGGAAGTTCGACAAGGCAGTTAGCAATCTAAAAAGCGTCGCCAAGTTCAACGGACGCCAAGTGGAGGACTCGGTTTTCGATGAGTTCATCAAGCACTATCGCGAGAAGTTAAACAGTTCGGAAAAGAAGTCCAAGGACACATTTATGGGCATGCTGAGGACTCCAAGACTGAGAAAGTTCACACTAATTCTATTGATAAAATC AGTGATCATCACAATTGCATTCGACATCCTGAGTCGTAACGTTGAAGGCGTGGGCATATCGCCTTTCAAGCTCTTCTCCTACTCAGGATTTGTCGTCCTGCCCGGTGGTCTCACCATTATCCTGTTCCAAAACAAGATCGGACGCAAGGGCATGGCCTGTGCCTCTCTGTTTGTGGGTGCCATCATCACGGCTGCCACTGGTTACCTGGTGGGCACTCTGGATCCTGCGAATTACTCCGTTCTCCTGGGCTTCATGGTGTGCCTCGCGAGATTCGGAGCGGTGGTGGCCTACGATGCGGAGGCCCAGTACGCGGCTGAAATTATTCCAACCAGTGTGCGAGGACGAGGGGTGGCCAACATCCATGTGGTGGGCAATGCCTTCGGGTTCTTCAGCTCGTACATAATCTACCTGGGCACTTTCTACAAGCCACTGCCCTCGCTCTTGATTAGCTTCCTGCTCGTCATTGGCGGTTGTTTCTGCCTGACTCTTCCGGAGACATTGCACAA GCAACTTCCACAGACTCTCGAGGAGGGCGAGGTCTTTGCCAAGGGCGAAAAATGGTATTACTTTCCCTGCTTTTCACGGAAACTGACAAAAGAAGCCGAATCTCAGCTGGAGTCAGCCAGCTAA
- the LOC108064264 gene encoding organic cation transporter protein-like, with protein sequence MDAIFLDSISIINPSPESTIRYIYQEKCGNVGPYQILLLGLFGFANIISSLHYFSQTLISFTPSHSCSAPKENFQPYSTSLLACSVIQYDEDLSSFRDYKCTSWDFERESNYESVTTELEWVCDDAYKLAVGQSFFFIGSALGSIFFGYLADRIGRLPACVLSTLTGASGDFFTSFVGDLPWFSFTRFISGLSIDTQYVLMYILVFEYLSPKHRTFGLNIIVGVFDCFGLMICPWIAIWLGNWRSYLWASSLPALGMLIFPVCLHESVEWLLTKGMFDKAVSNLKSVAKFNGRQVEDYVFDDFIKHYSEKLRSSLRKSNDTFMGMLRTPRLRKFTIILLIKSVIVTIAFDILSRNVEGLGISPFKLFSYSGFAVLPGGLAIILFQNRIGRKGMACASLFVSAIITAATGYLVATLDPANYSVLLAIMVSLGRFGGVVAYDAEAQYAAEIIPTSVRGRGVANIHVVGNAFAFFSSYVIYLGTFYRPLPSLLISFVLLIGSCLCLALPETLHKQLPQTLEEGEVFAKGEKWYFFPCFSRRQQTNNSGSHLESANEITKELQ encoded by the exons atggatgctatatttttggattc TATTAGCATTATAAACCCATCACCCGAATCGACTATACGGTACATATACCAGGAAAAGTGTGGAAACGTTGGTCCATACCAAATCTTGCTGCTGGGTCTCTTTGGGTTCGCTAATATAATATCCTCGCTGCACTACTTTTCACAGACACTGATTAGTTTCACGCCCTCCCACAG ttgctCTGCACCAAAAGAAAACTTCCAACCGTATTCAACTTCACTGTTGGCCTGCAGTGTCATCCAATACGATGAAGATCTGTCCTCTTTTCGGGACTACAAGTGCACCTCCTGGGATTTCGAAAGGGAAAGCAACTACGAGAGCGTTACCACAGAG CTCGAGTGGGTCTGCGACGATGCCTACAAACTGGCGGTGGGTCAGTCCTTCTTCTTTATTGGCTCCGCCCTGGGCAGTATATTCTTCGGATATCTGGCCGATCGCATAGGACGTCTGCCTGCCTGCGTACTGTCGACCTTGACTGGAGCCTCTGGTGATTTCTTCACCTCCTTCGTGGGAGATCTACCCTGGTTCTCCTTCACCCGCTTTATTTCCGGTCTCTCTATCGACACTCAGTACGTCCTGATGTACATTTTGG TTTTCGAGTACTTGAGCCCAAAACACCGCACCTTCGGGCTAAACATAATCGTGGGAGTCTTCGATTGCTTTGGCCTGATGATTTGCCCCTGGATTGCCATTTGGCTGGGCAACTGGCGGAGTTACCTATGGGCATCCTCACTTCCAGCCCTGGGTATGCTGATCTTCCCTGTTTGCCTCCATGAAAGCGTCGAGTGGCTGTTAACTAAGGGGATGTTCGACAAGGCAGTTAGCAATCTAAAAAGCGTCGCTAAGTTCAACGGACGCCAAGTGGAAGACTATGTTTTCGATGATTTTATCAAGCACTATAGCGAGAAGCTAAGAAGTTCTCTAAGGAAGTCCAATGACACATTTATGGGCATGCTTAGGACTCCCAGACTGAGAAAGTTTACAATAATTCTATTGATAAAATC AGTGATCGTCACGATTGCTTTCGATATCCTGAGTCGTAATGTGGAGGGCTTGGGTATATCGCCCTTCAAGCTCTTCTCCTACTCAGGATTTGCCGTCTTGCCAGGTGGACTTGCCATTATCCTGTTCCAGAACAGGATCGGACGAAAGGGCATGGCCTGTGCCTCTCTGTTTGTGAGTGCTATCATTACGGCGGCCACTGGTTACTTGGTGGCTACCCTCGATCCAGCGAACTATTCCGTTCTTTTGGCAATAATGGTGAGCCTGGGAAGATTCGGAGGGGTGGTGGCCTACGATGCGGAGGCCCAGTACGCGGCGGAAATCATTCCAACCAGTGTGCGAGGACGTGGAGTGGCCAACATCCATGTGGTGGGCAACGCATTCGCTTTCTTCAGCTCCTACGTAATCTACTTGGGAACTTTCTACAGACCGCTGCCATCTCTTCTGATCAGCTTCGTTCTCCTAATCGGCAGTTGTTTGTGCCTGGCTCTTCCGGAGACACTGCACAA ACAACTTCCACAGACTCTCGAGGAGGGCGAGGTGTTTGCCAAGGGCGAGAAATGGTATTTCTTTCCCTGCTTTTCGCGCAGACAGCAAACAAATAATTCAGGATCTCACTTGGAGTCAGCCAACGAAATTACAAAGGAGTTAcaataa
- the LOC108064319 gene encoding organic cation transporter protein-like — MDFQSVLDKCGNFGPYQILLLGLYGYANIISSLHYFSQTIISFTPSHSCSAPKENFLQNSNYSTSLLACNIIQYDEDLSSFRDYKCSSWDFERDSNYESITTELGWVCDDAYKLAVGQSFFFIGSGLGSIFFGYLADRIGRLPACVLSTLTGASGDFFTSFVGNLPWFSFTRFLSGLSMDTQYVLMYILTFEYLSPKHRTFGLNITLGVFYCFGLVISPWVAIWLGNWRSYLWVASLPALGSLLFPVCLHESAEWLLTKGKFDKAVSNLKSVAKFNGRQVEDSVFDEFINHYREKLNNSQNKSSDTFMGMLRTPRLRKFTLILLVKSIIVATAFDILSRNVEGVGISPFKLFSYSGFCYLPAGLTIILFQNRIGRKGMACASFLVGAIITAVTGYLVATLDPADYSVFLGFMVCLGRFGAVVSFDAEGQYAAEIIPTSVRGRGVANIHVVGNAFAFCSSYILYLGTFYRPLPSFLISFVLLVGSCLCLALPETLNKELPQTLEEGEVFAKGEKWYFFPCFSRRQQTNNSGSQLESANEFTK; from the exons ATGGATTTCCAAAGtgtccttgataaatgtggcAACTTTGGCCCCTATCAAATCCTTCTGCTGGGTCTCTACGGCTACGCGAACATTATCTCCTCGCTGCACTATTTTTCGCAGACCATCATTAGCTTTACGCCATCGCACAG TTGCTCAGCACCAAAAGAAAACTTCCTGCAGAATTCCAATTATTCCACATCCCTGTTGGCCTGCAATATAATTCAATACGATGAAGATCTGTCCTCTTTTCGAGACTACAAGTGCTCATCTTGGGACTTTGAAAGGGATAGCAACTACGAGAGCATTACCACAGAG CTCGGTTGGGTCTGCGACGATGCCTACAAACTGGCGGTGGGTCAGTCCTTCTTCTTCATTGGCTCCGGCCTGGGCAGCATATTCTTCGGATATCTGGCAGATCGCATAGGACGACTGCCTGCCTGTGTTTTGTCGACCTTGACTGGAGCCTCTGGTGATTTCTTCACCTCCTTCGTGGGAAATCTGCCCTGGTTCTCCTTCACCCGCTTTTTATCCGGCCTCTCTATGGATACCCAGTATGTCCTGATGTACATTTTGA CTTTCGAGTACTTGAGCCCAAAACACCGCACCTTCGGGCTAAACATAACCTTGGGAGTCTTCTATTGCTTTGGCCTGGTGATTTCCCCCTGGGTTGCCATTTGGTTGGGCAACTGGCGAAGTTACCTGTGGGTGGCCTCTCTTCCAGCTCTGGGATCGTTGCTGTTTCCTGTTTGCCTCCATGAAAGCGCCGAGTGGCTGTTGACCAAGGGAAAGTTCGACAAGGCAGTTAGCAATCTAAAAAGCGTCGCCAAGTTCAACGGTCGCCAAGTGGAGGACTCTGTTTTCGATGAGTTCATTAATCACTATCGCGAGAAGTTGAACAATTCGCAGAATAAATCTTCGGATACTTTTATGGGAATGCTAAGGACACCAAGACTGCGAAAGTTTACCCTTATTCTATTGGTTAAATC AATAATTGTTGCAACTGCCTTCGACATCCTGAGTCGTAATGTGGAAGGAGTGGGCATTTCGCCCTTCAAGCTCTTCTCCTACTCGGGATTCTGCTACCTCCCCGCAGGACTCACCATTATCCTGTTCCAGAACAGAATCGGACGAAAGGGCATGGCCTGTGCCTCGTTCCTTGTGGGAGCCATAATCACGGCGGTCACTGGTTACTTGGTGGCCACCCTCGATCCAGCGGACTATTCCGTTTTTCTGGGATTCATGGTGTGCCTGGGAAGATTCGGAGCGGTGGTGTCCTTCGATGCGGAGGGCCAATACGCGGCTGAGATTATTCCAACGAGTGTGCGAGGACGAGGAGTGGCCAACATCCATGTGGTCGGCAACGCCTTTGCCTTCTGCAGCTCCTACATCCTCTACTTGGGAACTTTCTACCGGCCTCTGCCGTCTTTCCTGATCAGTTTCGTTCTTCTAGTCGGCAGTTGTTTGTGCCTAGCTCTTCCAGAAACCCTTAACAA ggaacTCCCACAGACTCTTGAAGAGGGCGAGGTATTCGCCAAGGGTGAGAAATGGTATTTCTTTCCCTGCTTTTCGCGCAGACAGCAAACAAATAACTCAGGATCTCAGTTGGAGTCAGCCAACGAATTTACAaagtaa